Proteins encoded in a region of the Natator depressus isolate rNatDep1 chromosome 23, rNatDep2.hap1, whole genome shotgun sequence genome:
- the TTYH1 gene encoding protein tweety homolog 1 isoform X3 yields the protein MGSPQEYQASWWVYLLHQVPRTNFQFEAVESSFAPQDREYQQALLLLASVAGLCLAISLGLICIHLIRFCCCDPEDEDEPKPQRVCCVTWSCVAAIVICCAGIGLGFYGNSETNDGVGQVTAALLDANLTLQSADALVRQTLGLLSGAVGGDLTRLEEALAPRTEFVAVVRNTRRQAEAVAQILAGLPFWGALGGSPSQLAHGLAYLEDYRWLAYILLLLLDLAIGLFTLLGLAKQIKWLLVVMTVMSFFVLILSWGSLGLEMAAAVGLSDFCSDPDGFVLNLTQAKTDLNPAEILQYYLACSLDVPNPFQQRLTMSQRALSSIHSQLHGLEREAIPQFPAAERNLVSVQGTLNTTESNFHQLVALLNCRGLHKGYVDALKGLCYDGMEGLLFLLLFSLLSALAFTTAVCSLPRAWERFQSRNQSGLFSGSPRYDSVPLLDRHSPPPSYSPSMQASYVGASQEEPGPRY from the exons gccctgctgctcctggccagCGTGGCCGGGCTCTGCCTGGCGATCAGCCTGGGGCTGATCTGCATCCACCTGATCCGGTTCTGCTGCTGCGACCCGGAGGACGAGGACGAGCCCAAGCCGCAGAGGGTTTGCTGCGTCACCTGGAGCTGCGTGGCCGCCATTGTCATCTGCTG tgcagggATCGGCCTGGGCTTCTACGGGAACAGCGAGACCAACGACGGGGTCGGGCAGGTCACGGCCGCGCTGCTGGACGCCAACCTGACGCTGCAGAGCGCCGACGCGCTG gtgCGCCAGACGCTGGGGCTGCTGTCGGGGGCCGTGGGGGGGGACCTGACGCGGCTGGAGGAGGCGCTGGCCCCCCGCACCGAGTTCGTGGCCGTCGTGCGCAACACGCGGCGCCAGGCCGAGGCCGTGGCCCAGATCCTGGCGGGTCTCCCCTTCtggggggccctggggggcagccccagccagctGGCCCACGGCCTGGCCTACCTGGAGGACTACAG gtGGCTGGCCTatatcctgctgctgctgctggacctgGCCATTGGCCTCTTCACCCTGCTGGGGCTGGCGAAGCAGATCAAGTGGCTGCTGGTCGT aatgaCTGTGATGAGTTTCTTCGTTCTCATCCTGAGCTGGGGCTCCCTGGGGCTGGAGATGGCAGCAGCTGTG GGACTCAGCGATTTCTGCTCTGACCCAGACGGCTTCGTCCTGAACCTGACCCAGGCCAAGACAGACCTTAACCCAG caGAAATCCTCCAGTACTATCTCGCCTGCAGTCTGGACGTCCCGAACCCCTTCCAACAG AGGCTGACCATGTCGCAGCGGGCGCTGTCCAGCATCCATTCCCAGCTGCATGGCCTGGAGAgagaagctatcccacagttccccgCGGCAGAG aggAACCTGGTGTCTGTGCAGGGCACCCTGAACACCACGGAGAGCAACTTCCACCAGCTGGTCGCGCTGCTCAACTGCCGGGGACTTCACAAG GGCTACGTGGACGCGCTCAAGGGGCTCTGTTATGACGGCATggaggggctgctcttcctgctgctcttctccctcctctcggCCCTCGCCTTCACCACAGCCGTCTGCAGCCTGCCCCGCGCCTGGGAGAGGTTCCAGAGCAG GAATCAAAGCGGTTTGTTCAGTGGCAGTCCTCGATATGATAGCGTGCCCCTCCTGGACCGGcactccccgcccccctcg tactCACCCAGCATGCAGGCATCTTACGTCGGCGCCAGCCAAGAGGAACCAGGCCCCCGATACTGA
- the TTYH1 gene encoding protein tweety homolog 1 isoform X1 has translation MGSPQEYQASWWVYLLHQVPRTNFQFEAVESSFAPQDREYQQALLLLASVAGLCLAISLGLICIHLIRFCCCDPEDEDEPKPQRVCCVTWSCVAAIVICCAGIGLGFYGNSETNDGVGQVTAALLDANLTLQSADALVRQTLGLLSGAVGGDLTRLEEALAPRTEFVAVVRNTRRQAEAVAQILAGLPFWGALGGSPSQLAHGLAYLEDYRWLAYILLLLLDLAIGLFTLLGLAKQIKWLLVVMTVMSFFVLILSWGSLGLEMAAAVGLSDFCSDPDGFVLNLTQAKTDLNPAEILQYYLACSLDVPNPFQQRLTMSQRALSSIHSQLHGLEREAIPQFPAAERNLVSVQGTLNTTESNFHQLVALLNCRGLHKGYVDALKGLCYDGMEGLLFLLLFSLLSALAFTTAVCSLPRAWERFQSRDAAYEDTEDDDPFTPQARSPPPRSSLRLSAPPISNAPVSQYMNQSGLFSGSPRYDSVPLLDRHSPPPSYSPSMQASYVGASQEEPGPRY, from the exons gccctgctgctcctggccagCGTGGCCGGGCTCTGCCTGGCGATCAGCCTGGGGCTGATCTGCATCCACCTGATCCGGTTCTGCTGCTGCGACCCGGAGGACGAGGACGAGCCCAAGCCGCAGAGGGTTTGCTGCGTCACCTGGAGCTGCGTGGCCGCCATTGTCATCTGCTG tgcagggATCGGCCTGGGCTTCTACGGGAACAGCGAGACCAACGACGGGGTCGGGCAGGTCACGGCCGCGCTGCTGGACGCCAACCTGACGCTGCAGAGCGCCGACGCGCTG gtgCGCCAGACGCTGGGGCTGCTGTCGGGGGCCGTGGGGGGGGACCTGACGCGGCTGGAGGAGGCGCTGGCCCCCCGCACCGAGTTCGTGGCCGTCGTGCGCAACACGCGGCGCCAGGCCGAGGCCGTGGCCCAGATCCTGGCGGGTCTCCCCTTCtggggggccctggggggcagccccagccagctGGCCCACGGCCTGGCCTACCTGGAGGACTACAG gtGGCTGGCCTatatcctgctgctgctgctggacctgGCCATTGGCCTCTTCACCCTGCTGGGGCTGGCGAAGCAGATCAAGTGGCTGCTGGTCGT aatgaCTGTGATGAGTTTCTTCGTTCTCATCCTGAGCTGGGGCTCCCTGGGGCTGGAGATGGCAGCAGCTGTG GGACTCAGCGATTTCTGCTCTGACCCAGACGGCTTCGTCCTGAACCTGACCCAGGCCAAGACAGACCTTAACCCAG caGAAATCCTCCAGTACTATCTCGCCTGCAGTCTGGACGTCCCGAACCCCTTCCAACAG AGGCTGACCATGTCGCAGCGGGCGCTGTCCAGCATCCATTCCCAGCTGCATGGCCTGGAGAgagaagctatcccacagttccccgCGGCAGAG aggAACCTGGTGTCTGTGCAGGGCACCCTGAACACCACGGAGAGCAACTTCCACCAGCTGGTCGCGCTGCTCAACTGCCGGGGACTTCACAAG GGCTACGTGGACGCGCTCAAGGGGCTCTGTTATGACGGCATggaggggctgctcttcctgctgctcttctccctcctctcggCCCTCGCCTTCACCACAGCCGTCTGCAGCCTGCCCCGCGCCTGGGAGAGGTTCCAGAGCAG GGACGCGGCCTACGAGGACACAGAGGACGACGACCCCTTCACCCCTCAGGCACgtagccccccgccccgctccagcCTGCGCCTCTCGGCCCCACCCATTTCCAACGCCCCCGTCTCACAGTACAT GAATCAAAGCGGTTTGTTCAGTGGCAGTCCTCGATATGATAGCGTGCCCCTCCTGGACCGGcactccccgcccccctcg tactCACCCAGCATGCAGGCATCTTACGTCGGCGCCAGCCAAGAGGAACCAGGCCCCCGATACTGA
- the TTYH1 gene encoding protein tweety homolog 1 isoform X2 — protein MGSPQEYQASWWVYLLHQVPRTNFQFEAVESSFAPQDREYQQALLLLASVAGLCLAISLGLICIHLIRFCCCDPEDEDEPKPQRVCCVTWSCVAAIVICCAGIGLGFYGNSETNDGVGQVTAALLDANLTLQSADALVRQTLGLLSGAVGGDLTRLEEALAPRTEFVAVVRNTRRQAEAVAQILAGLPFWGALGGSPSQLAHGLAYLEDYRWLAYILLLLLDLAIGLFTLLGLAKQIKWLLVVMTVMSFFVLILSWGSLGLEMAAAVGLSDFCSDPDGFVLNLTQAKTDLNPEILQYYLACSLDVPNPFQQRLTMSQRALSSIHSQLHGLEREAIPQFPAAERNLVSVQGTLNTTESNFHQLVALLNCRGLHKGYVDALKGLCYDGMEGLLFLLLFSLLSALAFTTAVCSLPRAWERFQSRDAAYEDTEDDDPFTPQARSPPPRSSLRLSAPPISNAPVSQYMNQSGLFSGSPRYDSVPLLDRHSPPPSYSPSMQASYVGASQEEPGPRY, from the exons gccctgctgctcctggccagCGTGGCCGGGCTCTGCCTGGCGATCAGCCTGGGGCTGATCTGCATCCACCTGATCCGGTTCTGCTGCTGCGACCCGGAGGACGAGGACGAGCCCAAGCCGCAGAGGGTTTGCTGCGTCACCTGGAGCTGCGTGGCCGCCATTGTCATCTGCTG tgcagggATCGGCCTGGGCTTCTACGGGAACAGCGAGACCAACGACGGGGTCGGGCAGGTCACGGCCGCGCTGCTGGACGCCAACCTGACGCTGCAGAGCGCCGACGCGCTG gtgCGCCAGACGCTGGGGCTGCTGTCGGGGGCCGTGGGGGGGGACCTGACGCGGCTGGAGGAGGCGCTGGCCCCCCGCACCGAGTTCGTGGCCGTCGTGCGCAACACGCGGCGCCAGGCCGAGGCCGTGGCCCAGATCCTGGCGGGTCTCCCCTTCtggggggccctggggggcagccccagccagctGGCCCACGGCCTGGCCTACCTGGAGGACTACAG gtGGCTGGCCTatatcctgctgctgctgctggacctgGCCATTGGCCTCTTCACCCTGCTGGGGCTGGCGAAGCAGATCAAGTGGCTGCTGGTCGT aatgaCTGTGATGAGTTTCTTCGTTCTCATCCTGAGCTGGGGCTCCCTGGGGCTGGAGATGGCAGCAGCTGTG GGACTCAGCGATTTCTGCTCTGACCCAGACGGCTTCGTCCTGAACCTGACCCAGGCCAAGACAGACCTTAACCCAG AAATCCTCCAGTACTATCTCGCCTGCAGTCTGGACGTCCCGAACCCCTTCCAACAG AGGCTGACCATGTCGCAGCGGGCGCTGTCCAGCATCCATTCCCAGCTGCATGGCCTGGAGAgagaagctatcccacagttccccgCGGCAGAG aggAACCTGGTGTCTGTGCAGGGCACCCTGAACACCACGGAGAGCAACTTCCACCAGCTGGTCGCGCTGCTCAACTGCCGGGGACTTCACAAG GGCTACGTGGACGCGCTCAAGGGGCTCTGTTATGACGGCATggaggggctgctcttcctgctgctcttctccctcctctcggCCCTCGCCTTCACCACAGCCGTCTGCAGCCTGCCCCGCGCCTGGGAGAGGTTCCAGAGCAG GGACGCGGCCTACGAGGACACAGAGGACGACGACCCCTTCACCCCTCAGGCACgtagccccccgccccgctccagcCTGCGCCTCTCGGCCCCACCCATTTCCAACGCCCCCGTCTCACAGTACAT GAATCAAAGCGGTTTGTTCAGTGGCAGTCCTCGATATGATAGCGTGCCCCTCCTGGACCGGcactccccgcccccctcg tactCACCCAGCATGCAGGCATCTTACGTCGGCGCCAGCCAAGAGGAACCAGGCCCCCGATACTGA
- the TTYH1 gene encoding protein tweety homolog 1 isoform X4, with the protein MGSPQEYQASWWVYLLHQVPRTNFQFEAVESSFAPQDREYQQALLLLASVAGLCLAISLGLICIHLIRFCCCDPEDEDEPKPQRVCCVTWSCVAAIVICCAGIGLGFYGNSETNDGVGQVTAALLDANLTLQSADALVRQTLGLLSGAVGGDLTRLEEALAPRTEFVAVVRNTRRQAEAVAQILAGLPFWGALGGSPSQLAHGLAYLEDYRWLAYILLLLLDLAIGLFTLLGLAKQIKWLLVVMTVMSFFVLILSWGSLGLEMAAAVGLSDFCSDPDGFVLNLTQAKTDLNPAEILQYYLACSLDVPNPFQQRLTMSQRALSSIHSQLHGLEREAIPQFPAAERNLVSVQGTLNTTESNFHQLVALLNCRGLHKGYVDALKGLCYDGMEGLLFLLLFSLLSALAFTTAVCSLPRAWERFQSRDAAYEDTEDDDPFTPQESKRFVQWQSSI; encoded by the exons gccctgctgctcctggccagCGTGGCCGGGCTCTGCCTGGCGATCAGCCTGGGGCTGATCTGCATCCACCTGATCCGGTTCTGCTGCTGCGACCCGGAGGACGAGGACGAGCCCAAGCCGCAGAGGGTTTGCTGCGTCACCTGGAGCTGCGTGGCCGCCATTGTCATCTGCTG tgcagggATCGGCCTGGGCTTCTACGGGAACAGCGAGACCAACGACGGGGTCGGGCAGGTCACGGCCGCGCTGCTGGACGCCAACCTGACGCTGCAGAGCGCCGACGCGCTG gtgCGCCAGACGCTGGGGCTGCTGTCGGGGGCCGTGGGGGGGGACCTGACGCGGCTGGAGGAGGCGCTGGCCCCCCGCACCGAGTTCGTGGCCGTCGTGCGCAACACGCGGCGCCAGGCCGAGGCCGTGGCCCAGATCCTGGCGGGTCTCCCCTTCtggggggccctggggggcagccccagccagctGGCCCACGGCCTGGCCTACCTGGAGGACTACAG gtGGCTGGCCTatatcctgctgctgctgctggacctgGCCATTGGCCTCTTCACCCTGCTGGGGCTGGCGAAGCAGATCAAGTGGCTGCTGGTCGT aatgaCTGTGATGAGTTTCTTCGTTCTCATCCTGAGCTGGGGCTCCCTGGGGCTGGAGATGGCAGCAGCTGTG GGACTCAGCGATTTCTGCTCTGACCCAGACGGCTTCGTCCTGAACCTGACCCAGGCCAAGACAGACCTTAACCCAG caGAAATCCTCCAGTACTATCTCGCCTGCAGTCTGGACGTCCCGAACCCCTTCCAACAG AGGCTGACCATGTCGCAGCGGGCGCTGTCCAGCATCCATTCCCAGCTGCATGGCCTGGAGAgagaagctatcccacagttccccgCGGCAGAG aggAACCTGGTGTCTGTGCAGGGCACCCTGAACACCACGGAGAGCAACTTCCACCAGCTGGTCGCGCTGCTCAACTGCCGGGGACTTCACAAG GGCTACGTGGACGCGCTCAAGGGGCTCTGTTATGACGGCATggaggggctgctcttcctgctgctcttctccctcctctcggCCCTCGCCTTCACCACAGCCGTCTGCAGCCTGCCCCGCGCCTGGGAGAGGTTCCAGAGCAG GGACGCGGCCTACGAGGACACAGAGGACGACGACCCCTTCACCCCTCAG GAATCAAAGCGGTTTGTTCAGTGGCAGTCCTCGATATGA
- the TTYH1 gene encoding protein tweety homolog 1 isoform X5, with translation MGSPQEYQASWWVYLLHQVPRTNFQFEAVESSFAPQDREYQQALLLLASVAGLCLAISLGLICIHLIRFCCCDPEDEDEPKPQRVCCVTWSCVAAIVICCAGIGLGFYGNSETNDGVGQVTAALLDANLTLQSADALVRQTLGLLSGAVGGDLTRLEEALAPRTEFVAVVRNTRRQAEAVAQILAGLPFWGALGGSPSQLAHGLAYLEDYRWLAYILLLLLDLAIGLFTLLGLAKQIKWLLVVMTVMSFFVLILSWGSLGLEMAAAVGLSDFCSDPDGFVLNLTQAKTDLNPEILQYYLACSLDVPNPFQQRLTMSQRALSSIHSQLHGLEREAIPQFPAAERNLVSVQGTLNTTESNFHQLVALLNCRGLHKGYVDALKGLCYDGMEGLLFLLLFSLLSALAFTTAVCSLPRAWERFQSRDAAYEDTEDDDPFTPQESKRFVQWQSSI, from the exons gccctgctgctcctggccagCGTGGCCGGGCTCTGCCTGGCGATCAGCCTGGGGCTGATCTGCATCCACCTGATCCGGTTCTGCTGCTGCGACCCGGAGGACGAGGACGAGCCCAAGCCGCAGAGGGTTTGCTGCGTCACCTGGAGCTGCGTGGCCGCCATTGTCATCTGCTG tgcagggATCGGCCTGGGCTTCTACGGGAACAGCGAGACCAACGACGGGGTCGGGCAGGTCACGGCCGCGCTGCTGGACGCCAACCTGACGCTGCAGAGCGCCGACGCGCTG gtgCGCCAGACGCTGGGGCTGCTGTCGGGGGCCGTGGGGGGGGACCTGACGCGGCTGGAGGAGGCGCTGGCCCCCCGCACCGAGTTCGTGGCCGTCGTGCGCAACACGCGGCGCCAGGCCGAGGCCGTGGCCCAGATCCTGGCGGGTCTCCCCTTCtggggggccctggggggcagccccagccagctGGCCCACGGCCTGGCCTACCTGGAGGACTACAG gtGGCTGGCCTatatcctgctgctgctgctggacctgGCCATTGGCCTCTTCACCCTGCTGGGGCTGGCGAAGCAGATCAAGTGGCTGCTGGTCGT aatgaCTGTGATGAGTTTCTTCGTTCTCATCCTGAGCTGGGGCTCCCTGGGGCTGGAGATGGCAGCAGCTGTG GGACTCAGCGATTTCTGCTCTGACCCAGACGGCTTCGTCCTGAACCTGACCCAGGCCAAGACAGACCTTAACCCAG AAATCCTCCAGTACTATCTCGCCTGCAGTCTGGACGTCCCGAACCCCTTCCAACAG AGGCTGACCATGTCGCAGCGGGCGCTGTCCAGCATCCATTCCCAGCTGCATGGCCTGGAGAgagaagctatcccacagttccccgCGGCAGAG aggAACCTGGTGTCTGTGCAGGGCACCCTGAACACCACGGAGAGCAACTTCCACCAGCTGGTCGCGCTGCTCAACTGCCGGGGACTTCACAAG GGCTACGTGGACGCGCTCAAGGGGCTCTGTTATGACGGCATggaggggctgctcttcctgctgctcttctccctcctctcggCCCTCGCCTTCACCACAGCCGTCTGCAGCCTGCCCCGCGCCTGGGAGAGGTTCCAGAGCAG GGACGCGGCCTACGAGGACACAGAGGACGACGACCCCTTCACCCCTCAG GAATCAAAGCGGTTTGTTCAGTGGCAGTCCTCGATATGA